The genomic window TGCAACGGCGGCCCGTTGCTCATCGACCAGCGCGTGCAGCATTTCGCTCTCGCCGGCGGTGAAAATGTCCATGTGGCTCACGCTAGGGGAAGGGCCTCTCACGTACTTAGCCAACACCGGGCACTCTTCCAACTCGCATTCTGCCCGCGAGACCATCCCTTGCGGAAACCCCGCGGCGATGCCGACGGCCTCCACCAACCGGTCGAAGCTCGAATCCGGTAGCGGTTCCCTGGGTGGACGCTCATCGCGGCCAGGATCGAGCGCACCAGGACTCGGGGCGCCGTTGACATGCGCGGACCGCGGTCGACACAGTATCGGGATGTCAGAGAGCGAAGATTTGCCCGCAGTGCCTGCCGCCCCCACCGGTCTCCCCGGACGTCTTGAAATCGGTGCCTTCTCAGTCTCCTTGAGCGTGGCTGATCTCGACTCGTCACGTGGGTTCTACGAGAGGCTGGGCTTCGAGGTGACTGGCGGTGCGGCCGAGCACAACTACCTGATCCTCAAGAACGGTGAGACCACGATCGGCCTGTTCCACGGGATGTTCGAGGGCAACATCCTCACCTTCAACCCGGGCCTCACCAACCGGATGGAGCGACTGGAGACGTACACGGACGTCCGCAGCATCCAAGCGACTCTGGAGGCCGAGGGCGCTGTGCTGCAGACCTGCACCGAGGGGGAGGCCGGCCCGGGGTCGATCACGCTGACGGACCCCGACGGCAACGCGGTGCTCATCGACCAGTTCTTCTGATCCACCCTCGCACGCTCGAGGTTGGTCCGGTCTCGCTGGCTCGCGAGAACTTGACCAGCATGGGTGTCGCACGTTCCATCGGGCGTGCTGAGGTGTAGCGGGTTGTCCGGAGCGTGCCATATCGGGATCCTCTTGCGTGACGGCCCGATCCGTCCGTCACGCCTATGCCAGGCACTGAAGTCAACAACTGGGCGGAACTCTGGCGGCCCAGGTGTGCGGCGCGAAGCCTCCCGGCCATGCACGAGTACAAGGTCATCAGCGAGAAGGACAGCACGTTCGCCGGCAAGTTCGACCCCGAGGCGGTCGAAAGCGCCCTCAATGAGCATGCCTCGGAGGGTTGGCGTCTCGTGAACAGCTTCAGCACTGTGAACCTCAAGAAGTTCGGAAGCGAGATCATGTTCGTCCTGGAACGCTCCGCCCCTGACCGCTGAGCTATCGACGTATGACGACTACTCCCAGGGCTGTTGGGGGTCGAGGTGTCGTTGTAGTTCCATTGCGTCGTGAAGGACTCGGCCGACGATCAGGACGCCGCCGTCGCGACGGCAAATCAAGAAGTGCCGCGGACGGCGGACACTTCCACCGCGCGAGTGGTTGCGACTCTGTGCCAGATGCCAGGAGAAGACCCCATCGCCCAACTCTGGGCGCACCGTCCGCCCTACATCATCACCGTGCGCGGCCGCGTCTCGAATACCTGCGGCGATCAATGCCTCGTAGCGCTGGCGCGCTTCCTCCCCGAACTGGTGCTGTGACCAGGCGAGGATCGAGACGATGTCGGCCTGGGCGGCATGCGTGAGGCGGTACCTCGCCATCAGCCCGCTGACTGAGTCTTGGCTGCGCGGAGGCCGAGTTGCCCGACGAAGTCGTCGAGAGACTCGTCATCGACATCATCGAACTGTCCCGAGGCGAGATCCGACCAACCCAGCTCGGCGGCTTGGCGCAGGACGGCGATCTTGGCTGACTCTTCGGCCTGCTCACGCTCTACGAGCCGAAGACCTTCGCGCAGTACCTCGCTAGCGTTCTGGTAGCGCCCAGATTTCACCAGCAACTCAACGAGCTCGTGCTGGTGCTGACTCAGAACAACGTTTCTTGTCGCCACAGCGACCACCTCCGTTGGCAGTATATGCCATCAGGGCGCCGGTCGGCCTCCAATAGTGCAACCCAGGCCGGAGGTCCTTAGTCGGTGGGAACGTCCGCAGCGCCGGCGTCCCGGTGGGGTGTCGGATACGGGACGACCGGCGCTACGGCCGGCTCAACGCCTCGAAGACGCCTTCGTGATCTGAGCCTTGGCTGCGATCCGTTGGCGTTCGATGGCCCGGTAGACGGTGGAGCGACCCACGTTGAACAGGTCGGCGACCTCGGCGGTGCTGTACTCGCCGCTGCGCACCAAGGACACCAGGTGGGCTTCCTGTTTTCGGGTGAGCTTCGGTTGCTTTCCACGCAGCCGTCCTTTGGCCTTGGCGACCTTCATGCCCTCGACGGTGCGAAGCCTGATGAGGTCGGACTCGAACTCAGCGACCATCGCGAGAACGTTGAACAGCAGCCGCCCGACAGCATCGGTGGGGTCATAGACCGACCCACCAAGCGAAAGGCTGATCTGCCGGGAGGTGAGCTCATCAGCGATCGCCCCGGCATCCGGTAAGGACCTGGCCAAGCGGTCGAGCTTGGTGACGACCAAGGTATCGCCGGCTCGACACGCAGCGAGTGCTTCACGGAGCCCAGGGCGCTCTCGGTTGGTACCGGTCAGGCCATGGTCGACGTAGATCCGCTCGGTCTGGACCCCGAGATTGCCCAGGGCCTCACGTTGAGCGGTGAGATCTTGTTGATCGGTGGAGCATCGGGCGTACCCGACAAGCAGTGCGCTCATGGCGCACCTCCAATGAGATGGATCAGGCCAGACCACAGGACGCAGCCGACTCCGACATCGGACAACGCCCGACCTCACCAGCAGGCACCTCGATCCCGTCACCCGCAAGATCACCCGCCCCCAATAGCCGATCCTCCTATGGGCGTCGGCTGCTGAAGCGGTGAGCCGCTGCAGGTCGGCACGTGGTGACGCAGGCTGCTCCGCGGAGTCGTCCGGGACCTACGCTCGCGTTGCCGCACGTCGTCCTGCGTCTTCGGGGGGTCCTGTTCCCGCGGAGACGAGCGGTCGTGTCGGATTCCGAACAGTGGTCTACCCCTATCCTGATTTACGTTATACGATATTCGTATGGTGAGCGAGGAGCAGATCCAGCAGTGGGCCGACGAGGCCGAGGCCGGGTACGACGTCGAAGAGTTGAAGCGTCGTGGGCGCGGACGTCCCGGGCGTGGCGCCGAGCCGATGCAGGTTGTGGCGGTGCGCCTGACGGCCGAGGAGGTCGCTGCGCTGGATGCGGTCGCCGAGCGGGAGCATCTGTCACGTTCTGAGGCGATCCGGCGGGCGCTGGGTAACTTCGCCGCGTGAAGGTTCACCACAGCGCGCTCAAACATGGGGTGTCGAGCGAGGACGCGGTGCAGGCCGCTGACTGGTCGCAGTGGATCGAGCCGCTTCAGGGCGACGACTGGCCGCATCGTGAGCTGCGGCTCGGCTTCGACACGCAAGCGCGGTTTCTGGAGACCGTCGTGCTGATCTTCGAGGGCGGTGAGGAGCTGGTGATCCACGCCATGCCAGCGCGCAAGCAGTACTGGCAGCTCCTGCCCTGACGCCCGGCGCCCAGGCCAGGGCCGTCAGGGAAGCTGACGCGAGTTGCGGAGGCTCACCAGGCGCGGAACGGCTCGTGGTCACGGCCCGGTGTTCCGACTCCGTCGCAGTCGAGGTGGTCGCCGTCACCGACTCGGGATCGCTGACCGGCCATGGATCGGAAGCGGATTCGTCTCAACGGACGCGCCGGTTGTGGCAGCGTGTGTCAGTTGAGGTGCTCGACCTCGTTGAGCGATATGACCTGCCGGTCGCTGGCAACGTCGTGTTGACGCAGGACGCTGATGCTTCCCGGGGCAAGCTTGAACTTCACAGAGCCGAGTGACTCCAGCGGCATTCCGATCCACGCTGCGATCACGAATGTTGCGCTTCCTCCGTGGGCCACCACCACGGAGTGCTCCGCGCCGTGGTCGATGACACGTTCCAAGGCGGCGTAGACCCTGGTGGCGAGGTCGAGTCTGGTCTCGGATCCCTCTACCCCGTCGTGATGTCGAAGACGATCGCCCGCTACCGGCAGGGGCTCGAAGCCGATGATGCCCACCGGCAGCCCTTCGGCGGCGCCGTATGACTGCTCCCGTAATCCGCTATCCAAGACCGGGTCCACGTCGAGGTGGGCAGCTATTGCCTCGGCCGTGTGACGGGTACGACGCACGTCTGAGGAGAAAAGTGCTGTTCCCCGGGGAGGAGTACGGGCAGCAATCGAGGTGGCGATCCGTTCGGCTTGCTCGGTTCCTCTCGCAGTGAGGTCGGCGTCGTACCACCCGCCGACCAATTTCTCGACGACGTGGGTCGCCTCGGGGTGTGTCACCAAGTAGATCTCCCGCATGAGCCCAGCCTCTCAGCATCGGAAGGTGGGGCAGGGTCACCTTGTCTCGCAAGTGGATCGACGTACGGTGACCGTTGCAGACCCAGCCCGGCTGATGGACTTCTGCCCGCGTGAGAGCCTCGGCGAGGTCGGTCACATGACAGCCTGGGAGTGACCGCTGGGATCACTGGATTGACTGGTTGGGTTGGCATTGTGCTCAACGTGCCTGACGTGCCAGTTGTGGCGGACTTCTCCCGGGACACGTTTGGCTGGCCGCTCGCCGACGATGAGAAGGACTGGTGCACGACCCGTGGTCTAGCCTCTGGGGGTGGGGAAGTCGCAGAAGCGGGGCCGCGCGGGGCGACTCGTACGCCAGGTGGCGATCGCCGCCCTCGCGGTGATCGTGTTGCTCACCATTGGCGGGGCGGGGTGGCAGGCGAGCCTTCCTCATGATCATCTCGAGGTCGTCTCACCGGGTGCGCTCGACGTGGACGCCGAGGTCACCGGGTCCTGGACGGTCGGTGCGTTGACCGTCGTTGCCGACGATGCCCGGGTGCGAATCCAGGAGGCGGGCCGTACCGTCTGGTCGTCCTCACCCGGTAGGGCCTTCATCATGGCGACAACGGGCGAGACGACCTGGGAGGAGCACCGAGGGTACTTCTGGCCTGATGTAGAGATCGGGACTCAGTTCGAGAATCAGAGCGTCGAGACCATCCGACGCGATGGCGAGGCATTGAGGATCACCGGCCGGCTCAGTGCCGGCGATCCCGGCCGTGATGGACGCAGCGTGCGCTACCGTCTCCGCATCATCCCGCGGGGCGAGGGCGGAGCGATCGCGGAACTGTCCGCGGACGCGGTCGACTCGATCGCATGGGTCACGGGGCGCGGCGCCGGCAGCGCCGTCCACGGCCTCGGTGCACAGTTCACCTCATTCGACTTGGGCGGTGACCTGATCCCACTCGTCGTTCGCGAACAGGGCGTGGGGCGTGGCGAACAGCCACTGTCGTTGCTGGCCGATCTGACGAACCGGTCTGCTGCCGGAAGCGAGTACAGCACTTATGCCGCGCGTGCCTCCTTCGTGACCGAGGACCTACGCGGGTTCCGTCTGGATCCTGACCAACCGGCGTCGCATGCGTTCGCCGTCGCCGACCTTCGGGCCGACGACCGGGTGACGGTGCAGTCGTGGGCGCCCTCGATGCGCATCGAACTGACCTCCGGCGCGACCCCGCTCGACCTGATCACCGAGCAGTCAGCCGGAGTCGAACGGCCCGAGATCGCTGGGTGGACCAGTGCGGGTGTCATCGTCGGGCTGCAGGGCGGTAGCGAGCAGGTGCGGCGCAAGCTTGACACCCTCCTGACCGCTGGCGCCAGGATCGCGGGCGTCTGGCTGCAGGATTGGACGGGACAACGAACCACCTCGTTCGGTCAGCGGCTCTGGTGGACGTGGCAACTGGATCAGCAACGCTACCCGGACTGGAACCAGTTGGTCGCCGAGCTCGCTGCCCGCGACCTCGCTGTCACGACCTACGTCAATCCATTCCTCGTCGACGCCGACGCCAAGAACGACGACACGATCCGCAACCTGTGGGCCGAGGCACGAGGAGCCGGGTATCTGGTCACCGACTCCTCCGGGCAGCCGTATCTCCTCGACCAGGGCGGCTACGAGGCGTCTTTGGTGGACCTGAGTGACCCGCAGGCCCGGTCCTGGTTCGCCGACGTCATCGCCGAGGAGGTGTTGACCGACGGCGTCGAGGGTTTCATGGCCGACTTCGGCGAAGGTCTGCCATTCGACGCGGCCCTGGCCCACGGACCCGCTGAACTACGGCACAACGAGTGGCCGCGGCTGTGGGCAGAGACCGTGGAGACTGCCTGCCATCGGGCCGGCAAGCCGGATTGCGTGACCTGGTTTCGCAGCGGAGCGCTCGGACAGCAAGAGCATGCCTCGCTGTACTGGGCCGGTGACCAGCTCACGTCCTGGGGGAAGGAGGACGGACTGGCGTCAGCCCTGTCCGCGATGCTGTCGGCCGGGGTGTCCGGCTGGCCACTCGTACATTCCGACGTCGGCGGGTACACCTCGATTGACGCCGTCGTCAAGGACTACACCCGGTCCCCGGAGTTGCTGCAACGCTGGAGCGAACTGGAAGCCTTCGGGGTGCTGATGCGTACCCACGAGGGAAACCGTCCCGCCCAGAACACGCAGGTCTACGAATCGCCGGACATCGCGGAGGCGTTTGCGGCCATGACACGCGTCTACGCCGCCCTTGCCCCCTACCGTCGCCACGTGATCGCCGAAGCGGTCGAGACCGGTGTGCCCGCACTGCGGCACGGCTGGCTGGTGGCCCCCAAGAGCGCGGCCGCGACCGTGGATTCGCAGTTCTTCCTCGGCGCGGACGTCCTGGTCGCTCCGGTCCTGTCGGAGGGGGCGGACACCGTCGAAGTGACGTTCCCACCCGGCACCTGGATCCATCTGTTGACCGGCGTCGAGTACCGCGGCCAGGCAACACGCACGGTCGATGCACCCTTGGGCACACCGGCAGCGTTTGTCCGCGCCGACAGTTCTTGGGCCGACCCCCTACGTGATGCCATGTTCGCACGCTGACGCCATACACGCGAGCACGACACCACTGGCAGGTACCGCACAGTAGTCCCATGCGCTGACGGCGTGGTGCACGGGCAAGCCGCGTGGGTGGTGCTGCCACTGGGATCTGATCAAACGATCACGCCCAGTTGGTGGAATCGGGTTCAGTGCACCTCACCTAAGCGAGACGTTGCAGGTACTGGCGCAGGTCGCGGCGATCCGGCCGCCGAGATGTCTCATCAAGGTGAAATGGTCAAAGAGGATTCTTGAGACATCCGTTCACAGCAGCATGATGGGATCTGCGTGTCTGCTCCGGGTGCACAACTGTCTGAAGTCCTCTGCACCCCGCGTCCGCGTGCCGCATGTGGATCGCCTCGGGGATGACGAGCTCAGGGTGAGAGGCACTGCACGCAGCGTCAATGGTTGCTGATGTGACATGTGGCTGAACTCGAGACGAGGGCCCTCTCAGTTGCTTCCGCTACCGATGACAACGGGCACGATGGCCGCGGTGAGGATCGCGGAGTTCAAGCTATCGAGGGCCCGTTTGATGGCCACGCCAACGCTGACCTCGTCGGATACCTGCTCCACGCGCTGCTTGAGCTCTCGTGCCGACATGCCGTCGGCCTCATCGGAAAGAACCTTCTTGGCGACACCAAGGCCCTGGAGGATCGCCAGCAACGTGGCGTCCGTCGCCGTGGGACGCCCCCCGGCGATGACGTTGCGCAGACGCTCGCGGATCTCGCGCTCAGGCACCGGATTCAAAGTAGGGCGCTTCTCGGGAATGAGACCGAGGAACTTCTTGGGCACGACATCGACGACGCCATCACCTACCAGCACGTCGACGACCTCTGCTTCGGGATTGAGTTTCGAGTCCTGCACCAGCGTCGAGAGCTTCGTACCGTCCTTCTCGACGACGCGGGAGAGGACCTTGTCCAGCACCGTACGACCCGTCGGCAACGCGTCGACGATGCTCACCCGGGGGTCCTTGTCCTCGCTCAGAGCCACGCGCTCCTCGATCAACAGGTCGGCGATCGTCGCGGCGCTCAACGCCCAGCCAGTCTGGGTGCCCCAACTCTCCGCGCCCCCCTCGTCGGTCGTCAGCAACAGGAAGATCTCCACGGCAGTGTCCATGGCTCCACGATACGAGCCCCTCCAGAGGTACAAATCAGCAATCACAGCGCTTCTACACCTGCACCAGCAGTCTCAAGGCAGCCGCCCACACCCTGGGATGTAGATGAGCGCAGCTCGGATCCCCTTGTTCCAGATGTCGATCCTTCCACGGCACGGCAACCATGTGCAGCGCGCAGCCCCTCAATGCTCGGGAAAGTAGGATCGTTCACCCAGACGCAACCGGCGCGAGGAGCTCGACACGGTTCCCCTGTCCATCGGCCGTATGGCAGCGCTCGTTTCCGGGGAAGTTGTGCCGTTGACTCCAGTCGACGCCGAACCCTAAGTCGACCAGTCGTTCGGCGACGGCCTCGAGTTCAGTCACACTGGCGAACTGCAGAGCGGGGTGCGCTTTGAGTGCGGGATAGAACGGATCCTCTACCCCGACATGAATTTCAGCGCTCACGCTCCCGCCTTCGTCGTATGCCCGAAACCACACTCCACCTTTCGGCTTCAGGTCTTCTGGCTTCTCCACCTCGCTCAGCCCAAGGCCGTCTGCGTAGAACCGCCGCGCCGTGC from Janibacter cremeus includes these protein-coding regions:
- a CDS encoding VOC family protein, coding for MADLDSSRGFYERLGFEVTGGAAEHNYLILKNGETTIGLFHGMFEGNILTFNPGLTNRMERLETYTDVRSIQATLEAEGAVLQTCTEGEAGPGSITLTDPDGNAVLIDQFF
- a CDS encoding DUF4177 domain-containing protein translates to MHEYKVISEKDSTFAGKFDPEAVESALNEHASEGWRLVNSFSTVNLKKFGSEIMFVLERSAPDR
- a CDS encoding type II toxin-antitoxin system ParD family antitoxin; this encodes MATRNVVLSQHQHELVELLVKSGRYQNASEVLREGLRLVEREQAEESAKIAVLRQAAELGWSDLASGQFDDVDDESLDDFVGQLGLRAAKTQSAG
- a CDS encoding recombinase family protein; the protein is MSALLVGYARCSTDQQDLTAQREALGNLGVQTERIYVDHGLTGTNRERPGLREALAACRAGDTLVVTKLDRLARSLPDAGAIADELTSRQISLSLGGSVYDPTDAVGRLLFNVLAMVAEFESDLIRLRTVEGMKVAKAKGRLRGKQPKLTRKQEAHLVSLVRSGEYSTAEVADLFNVGRSTVYRAIERQRIAAKAQITKASSRR
- a CDS encoding ribbon-helix-helix protein, CopG family, whose protein sequence is MVSEEQIQQWADEAEAGYDVEELKRRGRGRPGRGAEPMQVVAVRLTAEEVAALDAVAEREHLSRSEAIRRALGNFAA
- a CDS encoding toxin; protein product: MKVHHSALKHGVSSEDAVQAADWSQWIEPLQGDDWPHRELRLGFDTQARFLETVVLIFEGGEELVIHAMPARKQYWQLLP
- a CDS encoding histidine phosphatase family protein; protein product: MREIYLVTHPEATHVVEKLVGGWYDADLTARGTEQAERIATSIAARTPPRGTALFSSDVRRTRHTAEAIAAHLDVDPVLDSGLREQSYGAAEGLPVGIIGFEPLPVAGDRLRHHDGVEGSETRLDLATRVYAALERVIDHGAEHSVVVAHGGSATFVIAAWIGMPLESLGSVKFKLAPGSISVLRQHDVASDRQVISLNEVEHLN
- a CDS encoding alpha-glucosidase, which encodes MGKSQKRGRAGRLVRQVAIAALAVIVLLTIGGAGWQASLPHDHLEVVSPGALDVDAEVTGSWTVGALTVVADDARVRIQEAGRTVWSSSPGRAFIMATTGETTWEEHRGYFWPDVEIGTQFENQSVETIRRDGEALRITGRLSAGDPGRDGRSVRYRLRIIPRGEGGAIAELSADAVDSIAWVTGRGAGSAVHGLGAQFTSFDLGGDLIPLVVREQGVGRGEQPLSLLADLTNRSAAGSEYSTYAARASFVTEDLRGFRLDPDQPASHAFAVADLRADDRVTVQSWAPSMRIELTSGATPLDLITEQSAGVERPEIAGWTSAGVIVGLQGGSEQVRRKLDTLLTAGARIAGVWLQDWTGQRTTSFGQRLWWTWQLDQQRYPDWNQLVAELAARDLAVTTYVNPFLVDADAKNDDTIRNLWAEARGAGYLVTDSSGQPYLLDQGGYEASLVDLSDPQARSWFADVIAEEVLTDGVEGFMADFGEGLPFDAALAHGPAELRHNEWPRLWAETVETACHRAGKPDCVTWFRSGALGQQEHASLYWAGDQLTSWGKEDGLASALSAMLSAGVSGWPLVHSDVGGYTSIDAVVKDYTRSPELLQRWSELEAFGVLMRTHEGNRPAQNTQVYESPDIAEAFAAMTRVYAALAPYRRHVIAEAVETGVPALRHGWLVAPKSAAATVDSQFFLGADVLVAPVLSEGADTVEVTFPPGTWIHLLTGVEYRGQATRTVDAPLGTPAAFVRADSSWADPLRDAMFAR
- a CDS encoding GPP34 family phosphoprotein, which encodes MEIFLLLTTDEGGAESWGTQTGWALSAATIADLLIEERVALSEDKDPRVSIVDALPTGRTVLDKVLSRVVEKDGTKLSTLVQDSKLNPEAEVVDVLVGDGVVDVVPKKFLGLIPEKRPTLNPVPEREIRERLRNVIAGGRPTATDATLLAILQGLGVAKKVLSDEADGMSARELKQRVEQVSDEVSVGVAIKRALDSLNSAILTAAIVPVVIGSGSN
- a CDS encoding VOC family protein, which produces MRLHHVQVACPPGTEGTARRFYADGLGLSEVEKPEDLKPKGGVWFRAYDEGGSVSAEIHVGVEDPFYPALKAHPALQFASVTELEAVAERLVDLGFGVDWSQRHNFPGNERCHTADGQGNRVELLAPVASG